The following coding sequences lie in one Cyanobacterium stanieri LEGE 03274 genomic window:
- the hisH gene encoding imidazole glycerol phosphate synthase subunit HisH, translating to MKIAVIDYDMGNLHSVCKGLEKAGAIPEITDSAEVIAQAKAIVLPGVGSFDPAMEHLKERNLIEPLKGAIASGTPFLGICLGLQILFESSEEGKEQGLGVIKGKVRRFQSEPDLTIPHMGWNTMTKTQAVHPLWAGLPPEPYLYFVHSFYVDPTDKSVIAGEVTHGSQKVTSAIAHKNLMAVQFHPEKSSDYGLKILSNFVNLIENKKN from the coding sequence ATGAAAATTGCTGTAATTGACTATGATATGGGTAACTTGCACTCGGTGTGCAAGGGTTTGGAAAAGGCGGGAGCAATTCCCGAAATTACTGATTCTGCGGAGGTAATCGCCCAAGCTAAAGCCATTGTGTTACCTGGGGTTGGTTCATTTGATCCTGCCATGGAACATTTAAAGGAACGTAATTTAATTGAACCCCTCAAAGGCGCGATCGCCTCTGGAACACCATTTTTAGGTATTTGTTTAGGTTTACAAATCCTTTTTGAGTCTTCAGAGGAAGGTAAGGAGCAAGGTTTAGGGGTAATAAAGGGTAAGGTCCGTCGTTTTCAATCTGAACCAGATTTAACCATTCCTCACATGGGATGGAATACCATGACAAAAACTCAAGCAGTGCATCCTCTGTGGGCTGGGCTACCCCCTGAACCCTATCTTTATTTTGTTCATTCATTTTATGTCGATCCTACGGATAAAAGCGTAATTGCAGGGGAAGTTACCCATGGTAGTCAAAAGGTTACAAGTGCGATCGCCCATAAAAACCTCATGGCAGTGCAATTTCACCCCGAAAAATCCTCCGATTACGGCCTAAAAATCCTCTCCAACTTCGTTAACTTAATCGAGAATAAAAAAAATTAA
- a CDS encoding photosystem I reaction center subunit II PsaD, with the protein MSETIQLTGQMPKFGGSTGGLLSAADREEKYAITWTSSKEQVFEMPTGGAAIMNEGENLFYFARKEQCLALGTQLRTKFKPKMEDYKIYRVYPNGEVQYLHPADGVFPEKVNEGREFHGKKDRNIGRNPEPVTLKFSGKNPYDV; encoded by the coding sequence ATGAGCGAAACAATCCAATTAACAGGTCAAATGCCTAAATTTGGCGGAAGCACTGGCGGTTTACTCTCTGCAGCTGACAGGGAAGAAAAATACGCCATTACTTGGACTAGTAGTAAAGAGCAAGTATTTGAAATGCCCACTGGTGGCGCTGCCATTATGAATGAAGGGGAAAACCTCTTTTACTTTGCTCGTAAAGAGCAATGTTTGGCTTTAGGTACTCAATTACGCACCAAATTTAAGCCTAAAATGGAAGATTATAAAATTTACCGTGTATATCCTAATGGTGAAGTACAATATCTTCATCCTGCTGATGGTGTATTCCCTGAAAAAGTTAATGAAGGGCGTGAATTCCACGGTAAAAAAGATAGAAATATCGGCAGAAATCCTGAGCCTGTTACCCTCAAGTTTTCTGGTAAAAATCCCTATGATGTTTAA
- a CDS encoding AraC family transcriptional regulator, which produces MAIALSASNWHNYWQQECISVVNSVGKTEEIWQEKGLLGESLEKYIPLCHGLFLEISDSQMYENVVFYSEYKEQNYLDNIVINFVVSGNVKTIHHGVTDYVWETAGKNYIEFWDSRQETEYWTKCDRILKLRVGIEVDTLRAMSEDCLDTLPMELKHLVEGKKMLPCYRQGNNTMAMNHALSQIIKCPYQGCTRNFYLESKALELVSLWLAENTNNIDADVNLSLKKKDIEALNYAKEIINKNLQNPPSLQELSHKICLNEFKLKSGFKQLFGTTVFGYLHQQRMEYAQHLLRQNNLKVTDIAYLCGYSSLPSFSKAFKKYFGISPKGDRILF; this is translated from the coding sequence ATGGCGATCGCACTTTCGGCTTCAAATTGGCATAATTATTGGCAACAGGAATGTATATCCGTGGTTAATTCTGTGGGTAAAACTGAAGAAATTTGGCAGGAAAAGGGTTTATTAGGGGAATCTTTGGAGAAATATATTCCTTTATGTCATGGTTTATTTTTGGAAATTTCTGATTCTCAAATGTATGAAAATGTAGTTTTTTATTCTGAATATAAAGAGCAAAATTATTTAGACAATATTGTTATTAATTTTGTGGTATCTGGTAATGTGAAAACTATTCATCATGGGGTGACGGATTATGTTTGGGAAACCGCAGGAAAAAATTATATTGAGTTTTGGGATTCTCGTCAGGAGACGGAATATTGGACTAAGTGCGATCGCATCTTAAAACTAAGGGTAGGTATTGAAGTCGATACTTTACGGGCAATGAGTGAAGATTGTTTAGATACCTTACCCATGGAGTTAAAACATTTAGTAGAGGGCAAAAAAATGCTTCCTTGTTATCGTCAGGGAAATAATACTATGGCGATGAATCATGCCCTTTCTCAAATTATCAAATGTCCCTATCAAGGATGTACCCGTAATTTTTATTTAGAAAGTAAAGCTCTCGAATTAGTTTCTTTATGGTTGGCAGAAAATACTAATAATATTGATGCTGATGTTAATTTATCTTTGAAAAAAAAAGACATTGAAGCTCTTAATTATGCAAAAGAAATAATTAATAAAAACCTCCAAAATCCCCCTAGTCTTCAAGAATTATCCCATAAAATATGTTTAAATGAATTTAAATTAAAATCTGGGTTTAAACAACTATTTGGAACTACTGTTTTTGGTTATTTACATCAACAAAGAATGGAATATGCTCAACATTTATTAAGGCAAAATAATCTAAAAGTAACTGATATTGCCTATTTGTGCGGTTACTCTAGTTTACCTTCCTTTTCTAAAGCCTTTAAAAAATATTTTGGTATTAGTCCTAAGGGCGATCGTATTTTATTTTAA
- a CDS encoding response regulator yields MKILLVEDEKQLADSLAHVLEKEGYKVDVAYDGKQGWDLTVENCFDLLILDWMLPYKTGLSICECLRGLKNCADDKRLPKTEIDTPVLFLTAKDTLDDRVKGLDAGADDYLIKPFELRELLARVRALLRRGSQRVDYAGEEEKKILKMDDLELDVSSQVAYRQGRLLKLSDKEIRLLEFFLLNSNQLVTQEQIYHHLWSEAQAPSSNVVAAVIRLLRRKIESGGEKPLIHTIYGKGYWFGVQENLKGV; encoded by the coding sequence ATCAAAATATTATTGGTAGAAGATGAGAAGCAGTTGGCAGATAGTCTTGCCCATGTTTTAGAAAAGGAGGGTTATAAGGTTGATGTTGCTTATGATGGTAAACAAGGATGGGATTTGACGGTAGAAAATTGTTTTGATCTTTTAATTCTTGATTGGATGTTACCCTATAAAACGGGTTTGAGTATTTGTGAATGTTTACGGGGTTTAAAAAATTGTGCTGATGATAAAAGATTACCTAAGACGGAGATTGACACTCCTGTATTATTTTTAACGGCGAAGGATACTTTAGATGATAGGGTGAAGGGATTGGATGCGGGGGCGGATGATTATTTGATAAAACCGTTTGAGTTGAGAGAATTACTGGCTAGGGTAAGGGCTTTGTTGAGGAGGGGTAGTCAAAGGGTTGATTATGCTGGGGAGGAGGAGAAAAAGATATTGAAAATGGATGATTTAGAGTTGGATGTTAGTAGTCAGGTTGCTTATCGTCAGGGAAGATTACTTAAACTTTCTGATAAGGAGATTAGGTTATTGGAATTTTTTTTACTAAATTCTAATCAGTTAGTTACTCAAGAACAAATATATCATCATTTATGGTCTGAGGCACAAGCGCCTAGTAGTAATGTGGTGGCGGCGGTGATTAGATTATTGCGTCGAAAGATTGAAAGTGGAGGGGAAAAACCTCTTATTCATACTATCTATGGAAAAGGATATTGGTTCGGAGTTCAAGAAAATCTGAAAGGGGTGTAA
- a CDS encoding FecCD family ABC transporter permease: MKNPWLIIRFQKPPVSFWLDGRLPKVLLILTLSLLLVIIISLVQGEYYIAPLEVVKTLLRLDTNSDAQFIINTLRLPRTLVALLVGVGLAIAGCIMQTITRNPLADPSIIGINAGAGLTAVLFIVIFPNLPIALLPISAFVGGLLVAGAIYLVAWQGENSVIRLVLVGIGFNFMVFAITNIIVTFGNINSVSQALVWLTGSVYGKTNAQVLILLPWIMIFMIIAWIMSKELNSLNLGENLSIGLGLPLGKVQLMLLITSVALSSASVAIAGTIGFVGLVAPHMARFLVGNTHQGLIPVTGLMGGLLVVGADVMGRWLFSPTELPCGIVTAIIGAPYFLFLLTKSR, encoded by the coding sequence ATGAAAAATCCTTGGTTAATTATTCGCTTTCAAAAACCCCCTGTTTCTTTTTGGTTAGATGGGCGATTACCAAAAGTACTATTAATTTTAACTCTCAGTTTATTGCTAGTAATTATTATTAGTCTTGTTCAGGGAGAATATTATATTGCACCCCTTGAAGTAGTTAAAACTCTCCTTCGATTGGATACTAACTCAGACGCTCAATTTATTATCAATACCCTCCGTTTACCTCGTACCCTTGTTGCCCTTTTGGTGGGAGTGGGCTTGGCGATCGCAGGTTGTATTATGCAAACAATCACCCGTAATCCCTTAGCAGATCCCAGTATCATCGGCATCAACGCAGGGGCAGGGTTAACCGCTGTTTTATTCATCGTGATTTTCCCTAACTTACCCATCGCCCTATTGCCCATATCGGCTTTTGTGGGGGGTTTATTGGTGGCAGGGGCAATTTATTTGGTGGCGTGGCAGGGGGAAAACTCTGTAATCCGTTTAGTGTTAGTGGGTATTGGTTTTAACTTTATGGTTTTCGCTATTACTAATATTATCGTTACCTTCGGCAATATTAACAGTGTTTCTCAAGCCTTGGTGTGGTTAACAGGGAGTGTTTATGGCAAAACCAACGCCCAAGTTTTGATTTTGTTGCCTTGGATTATGATTTTTATGATCATAGCTTGGATTATGAGCAAAGAATTAAATAGTCTTAATTTAGGAGAAAATCTGAGTATTGGGTTAGGTTTACCCCTTGGTAAAGTGCAGTTAATGCTTTTAATCACCAGTGTGGCTTTATCTAGTGCTAGTGTGGCGATCGCAGGTACTATCGGCTTTGTGGGTTTAGTTGCCCCCCATATGGCTCGTTTTTTGGTAGGTAACACCCATCAGGGTTTAATTCCCGTTACAGGTTTAATGGGGGGTTTGTTGGTGGTTGGTGCAGATGTGATGGGAAGGTGGTTATTCAGCCCCACAGAGTTACCCTGTGGCATCGTTACCGCTATTATTGGGGCGCCGTATTTCCTTTTTTTATTGACTAAGTCTCGATGA
- a CDS encoding ABC transporter ATP-binding protein → MKQLSAREISLGYQNTTIINNLTLEIPAGKITILIGANGCGKSTLLKGLGRILHPSGGMVYLDGKAIQKLPSKTVAKTMGILPQNPSAPEGLTVKDLVAQGRYPHQKWWQQWSMEDEKLVNEALEITAMAEFAHRELDSLSGGQRQRAWIAMTLAQNTEILLLDEPTTFLDLAHQIEVLDLLTELNHRLGRTIVIVLHELNQAARYADYLVAMKEGYIYVQGKPEEVMTTENIWEVFGLSAQIIADPVSNTPLCIPISKKFSFSQLS, encoded by the coding sequence ATGAAACAATTATCCGCCAGAGAAATTAGCCTTGGTTATCAAAATACGACAATCATTAATAACTTAACCCTAGAAATTCCTGCGGGAAAAATAACTATTCTCATCGGGGCAAATGGTTGCGGAAAGTCAACCCTGCTCAAAGGTTTGGGGCGTATTCTTCACCCCTCTGGGGGTATGGTTTATTTAGATGGTAAAGCCATTCAGAAATTACCTAGTAAAACCGTTGCCAAAACCATGGGTATTTTACCCCAAAATCCTAGCGCCCCCGAGGGTTTAACGGTTAAAGATTTGGTAGCCCAAGGGCGTTATCCCCATCAAAAATGGTGGCAACAATGGAGTATGGAAGACGAAAAATTAGTTAATGAAGCCTTGGAAATTACTGCTATGGCAGAATTTGCCCATCGGGAGTTGGATTCCCTGTCGGGGGGGCAAAGACAAAGGGCGTGGATTGCTATGACGTTGGCTCAAAATACGGAAATTTTGCTATTAGATGAGCCAACTACGTTTCTTGATTTAGCCCATCAAATCGAGGTTTTGGACTTATTGACGGAGTTAAATCATCGCTTGGGGCGCACCATCGTAATAGTGTTGCATGAGTTGAATCAAGCTGCCCGTTATGCCGATTATTTGGTGGCGATGAAGGAGGGTTATATCTATGTGCAGGGGAAGCCTGAGGAGGTGATGACTACTGAGAATATTTGGGAGGTTTTTGGTTTGTCTGCTCAGATTATAGCTGATCCTGTGAGTAATACTCCTTTATGTATTCCTATTAGTAAAAAGTTTTCTTTTTCTCAATTGTCTTAA
- a CDS encoding photosystem II reaction center protein I, with product MLTLKIVVNIVVASFILMFIFGFLSGDPARNPGRKDAE from the coding sequence ATGTTAACTTTAAAAATTGTTGTCAATATAGTGGTTGCTTCTTTCATTTTAATGTTTATTTTCGGTTTCCTTTCTGGAGATCCTGCACGTAATCCTGGACGCAAAGATGCGGAATAA
- a CDS encoding phycobiliprotein lyase: MDINTFIEKTAGSWFSQRTTYNINKEAVDNSKANLDINLLDKDSNQAKVICQENNLKTEDNMTIITSEWDNSPDWGKPKKSGNSTMIINYQKDDLKNGKIWRLLPNQKLLEGNFTIAEDDSLTFTIKEDTHSIEERIWFANDNLRLRNTVIKSKNQVIETSFYSEIKKIKVENKA; the protein is encoded by the coding sequence ATGGATATAAATACCTTTATAGAGAAAACTGCAGGAAGTTGGTTTTCTCAGCGCACCACCTACAACATAAATAAAGAAGCCGTCGATAATAGTAAAGCCAACTTAGACATTAACTTATTAGACAAAGATAGCAACCAAGCAAAAGTTATTTGTCAAGAAAATAATCTTAAAACAGAAGATAACATGACCATAATTACCTCAGAATGGGATAACTCTCCCGACTGGGGAAAACCAAAAAAAAGCGGTAACAGTACCATGATTATTAACTATCAAAAAGATGACTTAAAAAATGGTAAAATTTGGCGTCTATTACCTAATCAAAAATTATTAGAAGGTAATTTCACCATAGCCGAAGATGACTCTTTAACCTTTACAATTAAAGAAGATACTCACTCCATCGAAGAAAGAATTTGGTTTGCCAATGATAATCTACGTTTAAGAAACACCGTTATCAAAAGTAAAAATCAAGTAATTGAAACTTCTTTTTATTCAGAAATTAAAAAAATAAAAGTCGAAAATAAAGCATAA
- a CDS encoding DUF3727 domain-containing protein: protein MSPSQFGQYDDKEIVIINDEQGKFLECYVENEINYQGNKYLLLMPVDNTIVILTDDVVDEDDPDYTETVIVEDDDEIDAIFDDAKAVLGELNLSLKRSGISLTASGDLPPEEDDNIIRLELDDEEEGLEVEELQFLASFYSLEQKYDICTPLAPILLIGEQTSSGKVSLFNPDKAELQAIVGELLLDFNDD, encoded by the coding sequence ATGTCTCCTTCCCAATTTGGGCAATATGACGACAAAGAAATTGTCATCATTAATGATGAGCAAGGAAAGTTTCTTGAATGTTATGTTGAAAACGAAATTAATTATCAAGGTAACAAGTATCTGTTACTAATGCCCGTTGATAACACCATTGTTATCTTAACTGATGATGTGGTTGATGAGGATGATCCTGATTATACCGAAACTGTCATTGTCGAGGATGATGATGAAATCGATGCTATTTTTGATGATGCTAAAGCTGTGTTAGGGGAATTGAATTTATCCCTCAAACGCTCCGGTATTAGTCTTACCGCCAGTGGAGATTTACCCCCAGAAGAAGATGATAACATCATTCGTTTAGAATTAGATGATGAGGAAGAAGGGTTAGAGGTGGAGGAATTACAGTTTTTAGCTAGTTTTTATAGCTTAGAACAAAAATATGATATTTGTACTCCCCTTGCCCCCATTCTTTTGATTGGTGAGCAAACATCTTCTGGAAAGGTAAGTTTATTCAATCCTGATAAGGCGGAGTTACAAGCTATTGTCGGAGAATTACTTTTAGATTTTAATGATGACTAA
- a CDS encoding FecCD family ABC transporter permease, translating to MRTKQRSKKTSFSLIIPFTIALLVLGLSFFGSLILGVADISLADLYDAFYNFDNSTEHLIIRTLRLPRAIVAVMVGGALAMAGCLMQGITRNPLADPGILGINSGAALAVVSASLFFRDGNLTTFALFAFLGAGISAIAVYFFASRSKQGLSPLSLTLAGAAITVFTSSLTSGILIINQRTLEEIRFWLAGAIAGRDIQLVTQILPYFIVGFILALALSRQISILSLGEETAKGLGQNTLLIKLLAMVAVILLAGASVAIAGPVGFIGLIMPHGVRLLVGNDYRWILPFSLVGGAILLLNADIIARLIIQPQEVPVGLILPILGAPFFIYLIRWKTITR from the coding sequence ATGCGAACTAAACAAAGGAGCAAAAAAACGTCCTTTTCTTTGATCATTCCTTTCACCATTGCTTTACTGGTGTTGGGATTGAGCTTCTTTGGGAGTCTAATTTTGGGGGTAGCTGATATTTCCTTGGCTGATTTATATGATGCTTTTTATAATTTTGATAACTCCACAGAACATTTAATTATCCGCACCCTAAGACTGCCGAGAGCGATAGTTGCGGTGATGGTGGGGGGTGCTTTAGCCATGGCAGGTTGTTTGATGCAGGGTATTACTCGTAATCCTTTGGCCGATCCCGGTATCTTGGGCATCAATAGTGGTGCGGCTTTGGCGGTAGTTAGTGCAAGTTTATTTTTTAGGGATGGTAATCTGACGACTTTTGCTTTGTTTGCTTTTTTGGGAGCGGGAATAAGTGCGATCGCAGTTTACTTTTTTGCTTCACGGAGTAAGCAGGGTTTATCCCCCTTGAGTCTCACATTAGCAGGGGCTGCCATTACTGTTTTTACTTCTTCCCTCACCAGTGGCATTTTGATTATTAACCAGCGCACCTTAGAAGAAATTCGTTTTTGGTTAGCAGGGGCGATCGCCGGTAGAGATATACAATTAGTTACGCAGATACTACCTTATTTTATCGTCGGTTTTATCCTCGCCCTAGCATTATCAAGACAAATTTCTATCCTTAGTTTAGGGGAAGAAACCGCCAAAGGTTTGGGCCAAAATACCCTGCTTATTAAACTCTTAGCCATGGTAGCAGTAATTCTTTTGGCGGGGGCAAGTGTTGCCATTGCAGGACCTGTGGGCTTCATTGGCTTGATTATGCCCCATGGGGTGCGTCTGCTGGTGGGTAATGACTATCGCTGGATATTGCCTTTTTCCTTGGTGGGTGGGGCTATTTTACTGCTCAACGCAGACATCATCGCTAGGTTGATTATTCAACCCCAAGAAGTACCCGTGGGTTTAATTTTGCCCATTTTAGGCGCTCCTTTTTTTATTTATCTCATTCGCTGGAAAACCATTACCCGTTAA
- a CDS encoding quinone-dependent dihydroorotate dehydrogenase: MLNVLRPAYPLFFAALKGNPEKSHLQSLRILEKIDHNRHKSWGKWTIQELEKSFCMDAPSLKQSLWGMNFAHPMGLAPGFDKNGVGAGIWSSFGFSFAELGAVTLHGQGGNPLPRMFRIEGDKAILNRMGANNEGAEAIALRLKETWQRSPRTIPVGINLCKSKITPLEGAHQDYLGSFEALRPYADYFVINVSSPNTPGLRSLQGGEQLEPILRTLQEANQGEKPILIKIAPDLSWDDIKGILDLSRNYNLSGIVATNTTIKKEQLQTKILKETGNLLVDEAGGISGLPLKQRSTEVIRFIYQQTKGELPIIGVGGIFNAQDAWEKITAGATLLQFYSGWVYEGPWAVKDILTGLQTRLQQKGLSNISEAIGVDN; this comes from the coding sequence ATGCTTAATGTTTTGCGTCCTGCTTATCCCCTTTTTTTTGCGGCTTTGAAGGGTAATCCTGAAAAATCACATTTGCAAAGTTTAAGAATTTTAGAAAAAATTGACCATAATCGGCATAAGTCTTGGGGAAAGTGGACGATTCAAGAGCTAGAAAAGTCTTTTTGTATGGATGCACCTAGCCTCAAACAATCGTTATGGGGGATGAATTTCGCTCATCCCATGGGTTTAGCACCTGGTTTTGATAAAAATGGGGTGGGCGCTGGAATTTGGTCTAGTTTTGGCTTTAGTTTTGCGGAGTTGGGGGCGGTAACACTCCATGGACAAGGGGGTAATCCTTTACCGAGGATGTTTCGCATTGAGGGAGATAAGGCGATTTTGAATAGGATGGGGGCGAATAATGAGGGAGCAGAGGCGATCGCCCTTAGACTAAAAGAAACATGGCAAAGAAGCCCGAGAACAATTCCTGTGGGCATAAATTTATGTAAATCGAAGATAACCCCCCTAGAAGGAGCCCATCAAGATTATTTAGGCAGTTTTGAAGCATTACGCCCCTATGCCGACTATTTCGTCATTAATGTTAGTTCTCCCAATACTCCTGGGTTGCGATCGCTCCAGGGAGGGGAACAACTAGAACCCATTTTAAGAACCCTCCAAGAAGCAAATCAAGGGGAAAAACCCATTTTAATCAAAATTGCCCCCGACCTGAGTTGGGACGATATAAAAGGCATTTTAGACCTATCTAGGAACTATAACTTATCGGGTATTGTTGCCACCAATACCACCATCAAAAAAGAGCAACTACAAACAAAAATCCTCAAAGAAACAGGCAATTTATTGGTAGATGAAGCAGGGGGCATCAGTGGTTTACCCCTCAAACAACGCTCCACCGAAGTAATTCGTTTTATCTATCAACAAACCAAAGGAGAATTACCCATTATTGGGGTGGGTGGAATTTTTAACGCCCAAGATGCGTGGGAAAAAATCACCGCAGGGGCTACTTTATTACAATTTTATAGCGGTTGGGTATATGAAGGGCCTTGGGCAGTGAAGGATATTTTGACAGGGTTACAAACTAGATTACAACAGAAAGGATTGAGTAATATTAGTGAGGCGATTGGCGTAGATAATTGA
- a CDS encoding DNA-directed RNA polymerase subunit omega, translating into MLKNNFDSGQIMFRSDELMEAASNRYKITVQVAKRAKQRRFEDFENVEEIMKPVLRAIIEMSDELTQPEIISDD; encoded by the coding sequence ATGTTAAAAAACAATTTTGACTCAGGACAAATTATGTTTCGTAGTGATGAGTTAATGGAGGCGGCTTCTAATCGTTACAAAATTACTGTGCAAGTGGCAAAAAGGGCGAAACAAAGACGTTTTGAAGATTTTGAAAATGTTGAAGAAATTATGAAGCCTGTTTTACGGGCTATTATTGAGATGTCTGATGAGCTTACCCAACCTGAAATTATTAGTGATGATTAG
- the purB gene encoding adenylosuccinate lyase, translating into MIERYTLPEMGEIWTDNYRLKTWLQVEIAVCEAQAELGNIPKEAVEEIKAKAAFDVNRVLEIEAEVRHDVIAFLTNVNEYVGDVGRYIHLGMTSSDMLDTALALQMVASLDLILEAVEETIQAIRYQAQKHRYTVMVGRSHGIHAEPITFGFKLAGWLAEMRRNRDRLVKLRQDVAVGQISGAVGTYANIEPRVEAIACNLLGLQPDTASTQVISRDRHAEFVQQIALVGASLERFAVEIRNLQRTDVLEVEEYFSKGQKGSSAMPHKRNPIRSERITGMARIIRGHAVAALENVALWHERDISHSSVERVILPDTCILIHFMLKETTNLVQNLLVYPENMLRNMNVYGGVIFSQKVLLALVEKGMSREDAYRVVQGCAHQAWNTQDGNFRKLIEASPDIKKHLSADELKTCFDPNQHLKNLDQVYERLGI; encoded by the coding sequence GTGATTGAACGCTATACATTGCCCGAAATGGGCGAAATTTGGACTGATAACTATCGACTAAAAACATGGTTGCAGGTGGAAATTGCCGTGTGTGAAGCTCAAGCGGAGTTAGGTAATATTCCCAAAGAAGCCGTGGAAGAAATCAAGGCAAAAGCTGCCTTTGACGTTAACAGGGTTTTGGAAATTGAAGCGGAAGTGCGCCACGATGTGATCGCTTTTTTGACCAATGTTAACGAATATGTGGGCGATGTAGGGCGTTATATCCATTTGGGCATGACTAGCTCTGATATGCTAGATACTGCTTTAGCTTTGCAGATGGTTGCAAGTCTGGATCTCATTTTAGAGGCAGTGGAGGAAACAATCCAAGCAATTCGTTATCAGGCACAAAAACACCGTTATACTGTAATGGTAGGACGTTCCCATGGTATCCATGCTGAACCCATTACCTTTGGTTTTAAGTTGGCGGGATGGTTGGCAGAAATGCGCCGTAACCGTGACCGTTTAGTTAAACTGCGTCAAGATGTAGCAGTAGGTCAAATTTCTGGGGCTGTGGGTACCTATGCAAACATTGAACCTCGGGTAGAGGCGATCGCCTGTAACCTTTTAGGACTACAACCTGACACCGCATCAACTCAGGTAATATCGAGGGATAGACACGCCGAATTTGTCCAACAAATTGCCCTTGTGGGTGCTTCTTTAGAAAGATTTGCTGTAGAAATTCGTAACCTACAACGCACCGATGTTTTAGAAGTAGAAGAATATTTCTCTAAAGGACAAAAAGGCTCATCTGCTATGCCTCACAAACGTAACCCTATCCGTAGTGAGCGTATTACGGGTATGGCAAGAATTATTCGTGGTCATGCGGTGGCCGCCCTTGAAAACGTAGCCCTTTGGCATGAAAGAGATATTTCCCATAGTTCTGTGGAAAGGGTTATCCTACCTGATACTTGTATTTTGATCCATTTTATGCTCAAGGAAACCACTAATTTAGTACAAAACTTGTTAGTTTATCCTGAAAATATGCTCCGTAATATGAATGTATATGGTGGGGTAATTTTCAGCCAAAAAGTTTTACTGGCTTTGGTGGAAAAAGGCATGAGTAGAGAAGATGCTTATCGTGTGGTGCAAGGGTGCGCTCACCAAGCATGGAATACCCAAGATGGTAATTTCCGTAAGTTAATCGAAGCTAGTCCAGACATTAAAAAGCATTTATCCGCAGATGAATTAAAGACTTGTTTTGATCCTAATCAGCACCTCAAAAATCTTGATCAGGTTTATGAAAGACTAGGTATTTAA